Below is a window of Desmonostoc muscorum LEGE 12446 DNA.
TCATCGGCGTAATGGAACCTAAAGGTTCTCAAGGACCGATCGATCGAGATGACCAAATTTTCATTCCTCTAACTAGTATGTCGGCAAGGCTAGTTGGTAATAATGCTTTGGTAGGCGTTTCTGTAACCGGGATTTTAGTTAAATCTCCGAATCAAGAAGATTTAGAAGCGGCTCAGTTTCAAGTCACCAATTTATTACGCTTGCGGCATAATATTTACCCGCCCCAAGTTGATGATTTCCGACTCACCAACCAAGCTGATATTGTTAGTACCTTCACTAATGTTGTCGGTTTATTTACAGTAATGGTAGTGGCGATCGCTGGCATCTCTTTAGTAGTTGGCGGCATTGGTATTGCCAACATCATGTTAGTTTCCGTAGTCGAACGCACACGAGAAATCGGCATTCGTAAAGCCGTAGGTGCCACCAACTCAGCAATCCTCAATCAATTTTTAGCGGAAGCGATCGTCATTTCTATTCTTGGCGGGGGTATTGGTATGGTAAGTGGTATTGTGATTGCTTACGGAGCAGCAAATATTTTTAAGTTTCCATTCGTAATTTCTTTATTATCAATAATTGCTGGATTTGGACTTTCAATAACAGTTGGCTTACTTGCTGGAGTGATTCCCGCACGCAACGCATCAAAATTAGATCCAATTACTGCTTTACGTAGTGATTAATTAAAAGTTAAAAGCCTGAGGTTTGTAATTAGTAGCTAAATGTGCATTTTAACAAATCAGGACTTACCCAAAATCATGAAAAAACGAACCGCAAAGGACGCAAAGGACACATTCGCGCAGCGTCTCGCAGAGAAGAAATAAGAGTTTTAGAGAGTTTTTGCGTAAGTCCTACAAATTACTAATGACCAATAATTAATGACTAATGACCAATGACTACAATGATTTGGATGGAATCTATCACCAAAACCTACTACTTAGGAGAAGTTAGTGTTCCGATTCTTAAGGGAATTCAACTCTCCATTGATGAAGGGGAATACGTCTCTATTATGGGTGCATCAGGTTCGGGTAAATCTACGCTCATGAATATTTTAGGATGTCTGGATAGACCTACAACTGGACACTATATTTTTGAAGGCAGAAACCTAACGACTTTTGATGATGATGAATTAGCTTATATCCGTAATCAAAGGATAGGTTTTGTTTTTCAACAATTTAATTTATTAGCGCGGGCGACAGCATTAGAAAATGTGATGTTGCCAATGGTTTATGCTAACTTACCCAAACCAAAACGCCGCGAAAGGGCATTAGAAGCTTTGGAAAAGGTAGGGCTAGGAGAACGCATTTCTAACCGTCCCAGTCAACTCTCTGGTGGACAACAACAACGGGTAGCTATTGCTCGTGCTTTAGTCAATCGACCTGCATTAGTTTTGGCAGATGAGCCAACAGGTGCTTTAGATACAGAGACTTCTCATGAAGTGATGAATTTATTGACAGAACTTAATGAGCAAGGCATCACAATTGTAATTGTTACTCATGAACCAGATATTGCTGCTCAAACTAAAAGAATTATCCGAGTTCAAGATGGTTTAATTGTTGGTTGAGTCATTTGTCATTTGTCATTTGTCATTTATTATTCTCCGCGTCCCCGCATCCCCGCGTCCTCCACTCCCCATTCCCTACTCCCCATTCCCCATTCCCATTACAAATATGAGTTTGATTTTTTGGTGTGTAAATTCTACCTGGATTGTCTTGGCAATCGCTATTTTTTTTCCAACTTTAGCAAGTGCAACAACTCCCCCAAAACCACAAAATTCCTCAAGCTCTTTACAGGTTCCTGATTACCTCAATCCCAATCCCAATCCTCTACAATTTCCTACCAAGCCAGAGGAAGTGAAGGTTCAGCAAACTGTGTCAATTAGTTTGACACAAGCTTTGGAATTAGCACAACGCAATAATCGAGATTTACAAATAGCCATCTTACAACTAGAACGCAGTCGTTCTGCACTCCGCGAATCTCAAGCTGCCTTATTTCCTACTCTTGGAATCAACGGAAATGTGACTAACAGTGGTAACGGTTTTAGGAGCAATTCATCTCAAGCTAGCACTTCTTTTAATGGTTCAGCACAACTGAATTATGATTTGTATACCTCTGGTAACCGAGAAGCTACTATCCGAGCAGCCGAGGAACAGTTACGGATAGATGAATTAAATGTTGAAAGCAGCTCTCTGGAAATTGAGCTGAATGTCACGACTCAATATTATGATTTGCAACAGGCTGATGAACAAGTACGAATTAATCAGTCTGCTGTAGATAATGCCCAGGCTAGTTTGCGGGATACTGAAGCTAGAGAAAACGCTGGAGTGGGTACGGGATTTGATGTACTGCAAGCTCAGGTAAATTTAGCTAACGCTCAACAAGAACTGACTAATGCTATTTACCAGCAGCAAATTGCCCGTCGGCAACTTGCAACTGTGTTAAGTTTAGCCCAATCAGTTAATATCACTGCCTCAGATCCTGTAAAATTAGCAGGTCTTTGGCAGCCGACACTGGAAGAAACAATTATCCAAGCTTTTCAAAATCGTCCAGAATTGCAACAACAATTAGCACAACGTAATATTAGCGAGCAACAGCGACGACAAGCGCTTTCACAGTTGGGACCACAAATTAGTTTAGCAGGTAGCTACAGCGTGCGCGATCGCTATGATGATGGCGTTAGTTCTAGTGATAGCTATTCTGTGGGACTGCAAGCAAGTCTCAATTTGTTCGATGGGGGAGCAGCAAGAGCGCGTGCAGCTCAATCGAAAGCTAATATTGCGATCGCAGAAGTTCAATTTGCTACCCAGCGCGACCAAATTCGCTTTAATGTAGAACAGTACTATTCTCAATTACAATCCAATTTAAATAATGTGCAAACTTCTAGTGTGGCTTTAAATCAAGCTACCCAGGCTTTGGATTTAGCCAGGTTGAGATTCCAAGCTGGTGTCGGAACTCAAACAGAGGTAATTGCTGCGGAAAACGACCTCACAAGAGCAGAAGGAAATCGAGTCACAGCTATCTTGGATTACAATCGCGCTCTAGCTAATTTACAAAGATCCGTCACTTCCAGGGCTTCGCGCTAAAGTCAACCGATTTTCGATTTTAAATTTTGGATTTTGGATTGAAACAGACCACTCTGGGTAGGTTGCTCAAGGATTTTGAATTTTGGATTTGTTCCGCCCTAACGTTGCGGGGCATGTAGCTTGCTTCTTTGTTCGCGTAGCGTTCCGTAGGAAAAGAGTACCAAAATAATCTAAAATCTAAAATCTAAAATTGGTACGGTCAAATTATTGCAGAAAAGTTTGTTGCCTTCTACTTAATTGGTGTCAATAGTTTTGATGAAGCTGTATCCCCATGTTTACCTAGCAATTGCTGTTCTTTTTCTTGGATCTTGTCAATCAACCGAGATTTCACCAAAATCACAACCCAATACTACTGAGACAAGCACATCTCAAAAGAGAGTGAATCTGGATAAAAATTTCCAGATTGCAATGGGTCAAAGTATCTATGTTCCTGTCTATTCCCATATTTATCATCACAATCGCCAGGAAATTTTTGAGTTAGCCGTTACCCTGAGTATTCGGAATACAGATTTGAACAATCCAATGGTTGTGACTTCCGTGCGCTACTATAACTCAGACGGTAAATTAGTTAAGCAATATTTAGAGCATCCGATTCAACTTGATGCCCTAGCTTCCACAGAATTTTTTATTAATAGAAATGACACTAGTGGAGGTTTAGGAGCAAATTTTATTGTTGACTGGGTAGCGCAAACAGAAATATCTGAACCTATAGTAGAAGCAGTAATGATTGGTACTGATTTTCAGCAAGGAATTTCTTTTACTAGTAGTGGTAGGGTGATTAAAAGTCAAAAGAACGATAAGCGATCGCTTTCAAAATAGTGGAAAATCAGGCATAATTAAGTCACTCGATTTTAGATTTTGGATTTACGATAGCGCAGCGTTAGCGAGTCATCGATAGCGGAGCGTTAGCGAGTACTCGAGCGTCGCGTCTTTTGGATTAACCCCATGCATGAATGCAGGGGCTTGAATAATGAAATTGTTTGATTCTCACTCGCGTCTGAAATCAGTGGCTTGAAACCTTTTTTAGATTCTATATTTTGATTTTAATCCAAAATCTAA
It encodes the following:
- a CDS encoding ABC transporter permease: MFKIFKGFYKAKNSRTVPLLEILSMAVETLWSNKLRTGLTMLGVIIGISSVIAITSVGQGVQKGVEQQIQALGTDVLQILAGAARSGNVRQGVGSSSTLTWEDAKAIATQAPSVQLVSAYLQRSAQVVYAGQNTSTTIYGTDLNYPEVRNTHPQQGRYFTEEELNGAAQVAILGPTVQRTLFGQSGNVIGERIRIQGEAYEVIGVMEPKGSQGPIDRDDQIFIPLTSMSARLVGNNALVGVSVTGILVKSPNQEDLEAAQFQVTNLLRLRHNIYPPQVDDFRLTNQADIVSTFTNVVGLFTVMVVAIAGISLVVGGIGIANIMLVSVVERTREIGIRKAVGATNSAILNQFLAEAIVISILGGGIGMVSGIVIAYGAANIFKFPFVISLLSIIAGFGLSITVGLLAGVIPARNASKLDPITALRSD
- a CDS encoding ABC transporter ATP-binding protein, whose translation is MTTMIWMESITKTYYLGEVSVPILKGIQLSIDEGEYVSIMGASGSGKSTLMNILGCLDRPTTGHYIFEGRNLTTFDDDELAYIRNQRIGFVFQQFNLLARATALENVMLPMVYANLPKPKRRERALEALEKVGLGERISNRPSQLSGGQQQRVAIARALVNRPALVLADEPTGALDTETSHEVMNLLTELNEQGITIVIVTHEPDIAAQTKRIIRVQDGLIVG
- a CDS encoding DUF3124 domain-containing protein — protein: MKLYPHVYLAIAVLFLGSCQSTEISPKSQPNTTETSTSQKRVNLDKNFQIAMGQSIYVPVYSHIYHHNRQEIFELAVTLSIRNTDLNNPMVVTSVRYYNSDGKLVKQYLEHPIQLDALASTEFFINRNDTSGGLGANFIVDWVAQTEISEPIVEAVMIGTDFQQGISFTSSGRVIKSQKNDKRSLSK
- a CDS encoding TolC family protein is translated as MSLIFWCVNSTWIVLAIAIFFPTLASATTPPKPQNSSSSLQVPDYLNPNPNPLQFPTKPEEVKVQQTVSISLTQALELAQRNNRDLQIAILQLERSRSALRESQAALFPTLGINGNVTNSGNGFRSNSSQASTSFNGSAQLNYDLYTSGNREATIRAAEEQLRIDELNVESSSLEIELNVTTQYYDLQQADEQVRINQSAVDNAQASLRDTEARENAGVGTGFDVLQAQVNLANAQQELTNAIYQQQIARRQLATVLSLAQSVNITASDPVKLAGLWQPTLEETIIQAFQNRPELQQQLAQRNISEQQRRQALSQLGPQISLAGSYSVRDRYDDGVSSSDSYSVGLQASLNLFDGGAARARAAQSKANIAIAEVQFATQRDQIRFNVEQYYSQLQSNLNNVQTSSVALNQATQALDLARLRFQAGVGTQTEVIAAENDLTRAEGNRVTAILDYNRALANLQRSVTSRASR